One Candidatus Vicinibacter affinis DNA window includes the following coding sequences:
- a CDS encoding helix-turn-helix domain-containing protein, whose translation MSKKNLVVILALEFPHLSSRELAHKLTDEQQIFISESSVYRILKERGLIPAPAHFFIAAADEFNKKTAFVNQIWKTDFTYFKILGWGVVLLKYCFR comes from the coding sequence ATGAGCAAAAAAAATCTTGTCGTCATACTTGCATTGGAGTTTCCTCATTTATCATCCAGGGAACTTGCTCATAAACTTACGGATGAACAACAAATATTTATCTCAGAATCAAGCGTTTATAGAATTTTAAAAGAAAGAGGATTGATCCCAGCTCCTGCACATTTTTTTATAGCAGCAGCAGATGAATTTAATAAAAAGACAGCATTCGTAAATCAGATTTGGAAAACAGACTTTACATACTTTAAAATCTTAGGCTGGGGTGTGGTATTACTTAAGTACTGTTTTAGATGA
- a CDS encoding ABC transporter permease subunit, translating into MLKLSKNILLDIIKNKVVIGLTLFLFLVSWSLFSLEENSSKATLSLMNIIIIVIPLISMIFTTTHYYNSYEYIELLLAQPLSRSRLIIAEFIGIATALCLSILFGMGLPMLLYSTDWLGGYIIFITSALSVSCVSIALLISVWTREKSKGIGVVLMVWFYLSLIYDGLILSIIFSFSDYPLEKLTLLLSALNPIDLSRISIMLKMDVSALLGYTGALYKDFFGSYQGTLYTLITMLCWILVPLYFSIRIFNKKDM; encoded by the coding sequence ATGCTTAAGCTGAGCAAAAATATTCTATTAGACATTATCAAAAATAAAGTAGTAATTGGTCTCACTTTGTTTCTATTCCTCGTTTCCTGGTCGCTGTTCAGTCTTGAAGAAAACAGCAGTAAGGCCACATTAAGTCTCATGAACATTATCATTATCGTGATTCCATTGATAAGCATGATCTTTACAACTACACACTATTACAACTCCTATGAATATATAGAATTACTCTTAGCCCAACCGCTAAGTCGAAGCAGATTAATCATTGCAGAATTTATTGGTATTGCAACTGCCTTATGCCTAAGCATCCTATTTGGAATGGGATTGCCCATGCTGCTGTATTCAACTGATTGGCTTGGCGGATATATTATCTTTATAACTTCAGCCTTATCTGTAAGCTGCGTTTCCATTGCATTACTTATTTCAGTATGGACCAGAGAAAAATCAAAGGGAATTGGAGTGGTTCTTATGGTTTGGTTCTATTTATCCCTGATCTATGACGGGTTAATATTGAGTATTATTTTTAGTTTTAGTGATTATCCTCTGGAGAAACTGACTTTGCTTCTATCAGCCCTCAATCCCATTGATTTATCGAGAATCTCAATTATGCTAAAAATGGATGTCAGTGCACTCCTTGGTTATACCGGGGCCTTATACAAAGATTTTTTTGGCAGTTATCAGGGCACCTTATATACCTTGATTACCATGCTGTGCTGGATACTGGTACCACTTTACTTTTCAATTAGAATTTTTAATAAAAAGGATATGTAA
- a CDS encoding transposase family protein, producing the protein MWYYLSTVLDDYSRYIVHWELCKGMKVEDVKRTVDRAIIKAKIVTKQRPKLFLDNGSCYIASDLKDYLKNIYDMDQIHGRPFHPQTHGKIERNHWTMKNVVNLDNYDFPEELERALE; encoded by the coding sequence GTGTGGTATTACTTAAGTACTGTTTTAGATGATTACAGCAGATATATTGTCCATTGGGAACTGTGTAAAGGTATGAAAGTGGAGGATGTAAAAAGGACCGTTGATAGGGCAATCATCAAAGCTAAAATTGTCACTAAACAAAGACCTAAATTATTTTTAGATAATGGATCCTGTTACATAGCTTCAGATTTAAAAGATTATTTGAAAAATATTTATGACATGGACCAAATCCATGGACGGCCATTTCATCCTCAAACTCATGGAAAAATTGAACGAAATCATTGGACAATGAAAAACGTCGTAAACCTTGATAATTATGACTTCCCTGAGGAATTGGAAAGAGCTTTAGAATAA
- the nosD gene encoding nitrous oxide reductase family maturation protein NosD — translation MLKFSSGPIYISRLQSKKHHIFLILVLTAFVVNSLRANAVWVGEQHAIKSIREGIQKTPCGDTLFVDKGFYQEGNLVIDKSIALIGLHQPILDGGNQVEILTISAVDVTVAGFVFQNSGSSSMGDFASIKCIDCSYIYLLNNKIINSFFGIHFSNSDHGMIIKNVIKGNPTNEQNTGNGIHVWKSTDMHISDNEVSGHRDGIYFEFVTASLIERNHSFENIRYALHFMFSHQDMYIHNNFYKNGAGVAVMYSHHVLMYHNNFEKNWGSSAFGILLKEISDSKIEYNTFTDNTVGIYMEGTSRIIVSKNKFFSNGWALKIQASCNENEINENNFFKNTFDVASNGTMVLNSFTQNYWDKYEGYDLAKDGIGDIPYHPLNLYSVLVEQNPSTLILLRSFLISILDRAEKVIPVLTPADLVDNKPSMNPVIL, via the coding sequence ATGTTAAAATTCTCAAGTGGGCCGATATATATCAGTCGATTGCAAAGTAAAAAGCACCACATATTTCTGATTTTAGTACTCACAGCGTTTGTCGTAAATTCATTACGGGCAAACGCTGTTTGGGTTGGTGAACAACACGCAATAAAAAGTATTCGAGAAGGCATTCAAAAAACACCTTGTGGAGATACTCTTTTTGTCGATAAAGGTTTTTATCAGGAAGGTAATCTGGTAATCGACAAAAGTATTGCACTCATTGGACTTCATCAACCGATACTTGATGGTGGGAATCAGGTGGAAATTCTCACGATCAGTGCCGTGGATGTGACGGTCGCTGGATTCGTCTTTCAAAACAGTGGATCCTCCAGCATGGGCGATTTTGCCTCCATCAAATGCATTGATTGTTCTTATATTTATTTATTAAACAATAAAATTATAAACTCATTTTTTGGAATTCATTTTTCCAATTCAGATCATGGTATGATCATTAAAAATGTGATCAAAGGAAATCCAACCAATGAACAAAATACCGGAAACGGAATTCATGTCTGGAAATCAACCGATATGCATATCTCAGATAATGAAGTGAGTGGTCACCGGGATGGAATATATTTTGAATTTGTAACCGCATCTCTGATTGAACGGAACCATAGTTTCGAAAACATAAGATACGCGCTTCATTTCATGTTTTCACATCAGGACATGTATATCCATAACAACTTCTACAAAAATGGTGCAGGAGTTGCAGTGATGTATTCACATCATGTGCTCATGTATCACAACAATTTTGAAAAAAACTGGGGTAGTTCCGCCTTTGGGATTTTACTGAAAGAAATATCAGATAGTAAAATAGAATACAATACATTTACTGACAATACCGTAGGGATATACATGGAAGGAACCAGCAGAATTATCGTATCAAAAAATAAATTTTTTAGCAATGGCTGGGCTTTAAAAATTCAGGCCAGCTGCAATGAAAATGAAATCAATGAAAACAACTTCTTCAAAAATACCTTTGATGTAGCCAGCAATGGCACCATGGTCCTCAATTCCTTCACTCAAAATTATTGGGATAAATATGAAGGCTACGACCTTGCCAAAGACGGGATAGGTGATATACCCTATCACCCACTCAATTTATATTCAGTACTGGTGGAGCAAAATCCAAGTACACTAATCCTCTTAAGAAGCTTTTTAATTTCAATTCTTGACCGGGCTGAAAAAGTCATTCCTGTTTTAACTCCGGCAGACCTTGTTGACAACAAACCATCCATGAATCCCGTGATCCTATGA
- a CDS encoding helix-turn-helix domain-containing protein has translation MNIVVGSQFGVNKTLREIGLNKSTFYNWYKAYSDHGADGLAPSKRTSRRQWNSIPHEQKKSCRHTCIGVSSFIIQGTCS, from the coding sequence ATCAATATTGTAGTTGGCTCACAATTTGGTGTCAACAAAACTCTACGAGAGATTGGGCTTAATAAAAGTACTTTTTATAACTGGTATAAAGCATATTCTGATCATGGGGCGGATGGTTTAGCTCCAAGTAAACGTACTAGCAGAAGGCAATGGAACAGCATACCTCATGAGCAAAAAAAATCTTGTCGTCATACTTGCATTGGAGTTTCCTCATTTATCATCCAGGGAACTTGCTCATAA
- a CDS encoding ABC transporter ATP-binding protein has protein sequence MISIQKLHKSYQRFKALEDINCEWNAGQVVSLIGPNGSGKTTLIKCILGLVHPETGNILLNGKSILDNYDYRSAIGYMPQIGRFPDHLKVNELFRLLIELREEYHNKLDYELYEAYHIDRIAHKTMRSLSGGTRQKVSAALAFLFSPSIYILDEPTAGLDPISSEILKDKISLEHRNGKFILLTSHILSDLEDLTTDVLYLQEGKIKFQLAVEKIRTNTGENKLSRAIAKMLLENLYISQSSLQ, from the coding sequence ATGATAAGCATCCAAAAATTACATAAAAGTTACCAAAGATTTAAGGCCCTTGAAGACATTAACTGTGAATGGAATGCAGGGCAGGTGGTTTCACTGATTGGCCCAAATGGTTCGGGTAAAACAACTTTGATAAAATGCATTCTTGGACTGGTCCATCCTGAAACTGGAAATATTTTACTGAATGGAAAATCCATTCTGGACAACTATGATTATAGATCCGCTATTGGCTACATGCCGCAGATCGGGCGATTTCCGGATCATCTTAAAGTAAATGAACTTTTTAGGCTATTGATAGAATTACGGGAGGAATACCATAATAAACTCGATTACGAACTTTATGAAGCATACCACATCGATCGTATAGCCCATAAAACCATGAGAAGTCTCTCGGGAGGAACCAGACAAAAAGTAAGTGCCGCTCTTGCTTTTCTTTTTAGTCCATCTATTTATATTCTGGATGAACCTACTGCCGGACTTGACCCAATTTCTTCCGAAATTCTAAAAGATAAAATTTCATTAGAGCACAGAAATGGAAAATTTATTTTACTCACCTCTCATATTTTAAGTGATCTGGAAGATCTCACCACGGATGTCCTTTATCTGCAGGAAGGAAAAATAAAATTTCAATTGGCAGTGGAAAAAATTCGTACCAATACCGGTGAAAATAAATTGAGCAGGGCCATTGCCAAAATGCTGTTAGAGAATTTGTACATTTCTCAAAGTTCATTGCAATAA